The DNA sequence TATCTCCCTTTCAGAGGAATAATCCAGATTTGATGTTGCTTCATCCAAAATAAGAATCTTTGGCTTCATAATCAAAGCCCTCGCAATAGCTATTCTTTGTTTTTGTCCAGCAGAAAGCCTTGTGCCATATTCTCCTATCTCTGTGTTATATCCTTCTGGAAGCTCCTTGATAAAATTGCAATGGGAAAGGGAGGCTGCCTTTTCTATCTCATCCATAGAGAATGAAGACAACCCATAACCAATATTTTCTGCAATTGTTCCAGAGAAAAGGGCTGGTTCCTGGGAGACAAAGCCTATATTCTCCCTTAAGGACTTTATTGTAATTTTTCTAATATCTACGCCATCAATTGTAATTGTTCCAGATTGTGGTTCATAAAGCCTTAAAATAAGATTGACAAGGGTTGTCTTTCCACAACCAGATTCCCCAGCTATCCCTAAAAATTCACCCTGTTTAATCTCAAGGTTAACACCAGAGAGAACAGGAGTTTCTGCATAGCCAAAATATACATCTTTAATCTCTATCCTTCCCTCTTTTATTTTAAGAGGCAAAGCATCCTTGTCCTCTTGAATAATAGGGCTTGTATCCAATAGCTCAAATATATGAGATGCAGCTGATATTGCCTGATTTATAATAAGATTTGTCTTTGTTATTGACTTAAGGGGCGATGAGATTGTTCCAATATAAAATAAAAATGCAACAAGCCCTCCTTGTGTAAGACCTCCTGTGATAACCTGCCATCCTCCATATCCAGATAAAACAATTATCCCAATTGTCCCAAGAAGTTCAACCAGAGGAATGGAAAGGGAAAGAAGCCTTATGGTTTTTCTTGTAAGGACGAAATACTCAAGGTTCTTTTTTTTAAATCTCTCCTTCTCCTTCTCCTCTGCTGTAAAGAGCTTTATGGTAGCTACATTATGAATATCCTCTGATGCAATCCCAACAAGCTCTGCCAGTCTCCTCTGGCAGGATAGGGTTATATCCTTCATCCTCTTCCCAGCCCTATAGATTACCCTTATAACCAATGGTGTAATGGCCAGGGTAAGCAATGTCATTTTCCAGTTAAGGTAGAAAAGGATAGATATTGAGCCAATAATGACAATAGGGTTTTTTATAAGGGAAAGGATGTCTTCAGAGAGAAAATTTTTAAGGATAAGGACATCATTTGTAATCCTTGATAAAATCTCGCCCTTTTTTCTTTTTCCATAAAATCCCAAAGAGACATCCATAAGGTGATTAAATACATCACATCTTATGTTGAATATAACCCTCTCTCCAATAAGATTTAAAAGAAGGCTTTGGCCATACCGTGAAATTGCCAATACAAATGCAATTCCAATACTTAAGGCAAGGATAAAAGCTATAAGGGAAATATCTTTCTTTGGCAAAGCATCCAAAAGCATCTTTCCCATCCAGGGCAAGGCAATGGTGGCAAGGGAGTTTATAAGCATGCAAAATCCTGCTAGGATAAGATATGCCTTAAAGCCAAAAAGATATTTTAAAAGCCTTGTTAATGGGTTCATTTGTTCGTCCTTCGTCGTTCGTATATCGTCGTTCGTTCTTTGCATTTTTATCCGATATACGAAATACGATATACGATGTACAAATTAGTGTCCCCCATGTCCTCCTTCTTCCTTTTCCTCTTCTGGTGCTTCTTCCTTTTCCTCTTCCTTTTCTTCTTTCTTTTCCTCTTTCTTTTCTTCAGCAGGCTTATGTTCAGCAGCAAACATCTCCTTTATCTTCTTTCTTTCCTCCTCTTTTTTCTTCTTATATTCCTCTATCTTCTTCGCCTGCTCAAGGTAGAGCTTTTTCTCTATAAGGGCCCTTCCTAAAGAGCTATTTGCTCCACCAAAATCTGGGATTAAATATGAAATCTTTTCCTTTAAGCCAAATTTACCCTGTCCTACCTCAAGGATTGCCTCTATCCATTCATTGCTCCATTTAAGGCTTGCATTTGGAGAGTGATAATAGAGGATATATTGCACCTGGCAAGAAAGGCTTTCTGTAAGAAAATTATAAAAATTATTAAGCTCCTTTGAATTCCTTGAGAGCAAATACTTTCCATAACTTTCTTTTGCTATTTTTTCTAAAATAGGGTCTATATCTTTCTTATAATCAATAACAAATATGGGGATTCCATTATTTTTTGCATAATTCTTTAATCTTTTTATCTCTTGCGTCTCTTTCTTAAGGCTAATGGATGTAATTACAATCACAGCCCTTTTGCTTAAAAGGGGGACAGCACAATCTATCCCCTTATTTAATGACGAAAGAAGAGCATCTTCATTAGTAGATCCATTAAAGCTTAATTTCTCAATTGCATCTTTTATTTGTGTCTTATTAAGGGTAAAATCTAAAAAGATATTTGATGTATTTGAAAAAGAGATAATTGATGCGCCAGCAAATCCATCCTTAAATTTGGAAACAGAGGAAAGCAAAAGATTTTTTACATCCTTCTTTATGTATTTTGAATCCTCAATTACAAAAATAAGACCAAGATTTTCTTGTTTCTTCAATATCTCATCAACGCCCAATG is a window from the bacterium genome containing:
- a CDS encoding ABC transporter ATP-binding protein, which encodes MNPLTRLLKYLFGFKAYLILAGFCMLINSLATIALPWMGKMLLDALPKKDISLIAFILALSIGIAFVLAISRYGQSLLLNLIGERVIFNIRCDVFNHLMDVSLGFYGKRKKGEILSRITNDVLILKNFLSEDILSLIKNPIVIIGSISILFYLNWKMTLLTLAITPLVIRVIYRAGKRMKDITLSCQRRLAELVGIASEDIHNVATIKLFTAEEKEKERFKKKNLEYFVLTRKTIRLLSLSIPLVELLGTIGIIVLSGYGGWQVITGGLTQGGLVAFLFYIGTISSPLKSITKTNLIINQAISAASHIFELLDTSPIIQEDKDALPLKIKEGRIEIKDVYFGYAETPVLSGVNLEIKQGEFLGIAGESGCGKTTLVNLILRLYEPQSGTITIDGVDIRKITIKSLRENIGFVSQEPALFSGTIAENIGYGLSSFSMDEIEKAASLSHCNFIKELPEGYNTEIGEYGTRLSAGQKQRIAIARALIMKPKILILDEATSNLDYSSEREIISSFSEILSLKTTLIVIAHRLSTIVNADRIVVMDEGKIAEMGSHKELMKKGGLYKRLYEAYGNSIC